GCAAAAGTAATTCCGTTTTGTTCAATGACTTGGCGCATATGATCAATTTGGTGATCGTGAAAGTTTTTTAATGGGAAGCTTGTTTTATTTTTGGTTTCTTTTGCTTCAAAATCGATATATTTGCCTTTATAAACACCATTATAGTCAGTTGTTGATGGTTTTTTAAAGTATGCTTCCGTAACAACAGCAGCGCTTCGCTTCGGATAATGAACATTCACAATTTGAAGTGGAGTGGGTTTTTTATGAATGAGTGCGATGTTACGGGACCTATAATATTCATTTGTCTCATTTAAGTCTTCTTCGAGTGTCATCCCTCGGTTACTAAAACGCTCATCTTTTTTGACGTTTTTTTTAGGTGAAAAGGTTGCATCTTTTGTATACTTTTTTCCGTTAGGATACCTTACAGTCATTTCATCACATCCTTTTTCTCCAAACCATCACTATATCTTACCATAACTCATTTCATTGAGAATAGACTTTTTGACTATTTTAGCAAGGATACACTCATAATAAAACAAAGGAGAGTTATTTCAATGGAAGAAAAAGGGATTGTACGACACATTCAAAATCAGACCGTAAGAATGAATGTTGACAACATTTCAAGAACAAAAGCATATCAGAAATTCTTCAAAAACCATCCAGAAATTACATGGGCGTATTTAGCGAGTATGGTTTCAAGAAATGCTGGGTGGAGTATGGCTGATTTATGTAGTAAACCTTATGTCATTTTATTGAAAAATGATTTGCAAAGACAATTATTTATTACTTATGAACGGGCAAACTGGCTTATTTTTTCAGATGCGTATCCACAACTACTTATATATGAATGGTCGAAACGAACAGGAAAAAGACAATTTCACTTGTTAGAGCATTTCCATGTCTCAAAATGGATCATCGCCCAATGGGAGCAGTTTTGGCTTACAAAAAATGAGGAACAACTCTTGCATGCATTAATTGTCAATGAACAACATCTCATTCAAGAACCGGTTATTGAAGCGCCCTTTTTTAAAAATAAAACGTTCCATCAGTTTGTTTATAAATGGCAGGAGCGCTTACATTTTAGTTATGTACTTTTTCCAACGTTTGAAGGTGCGTTATACGGTAGGTCGATCAAAGGATTTAAAAAAGTAGAGAACAGAATTGAACTAGGAAAACAACTCGGCTGGATATTAATGAAATCCCCAGAAAGGGATAAAATTAAACAATTCTTCTTGAAGGAAGAATTTACTGGGTCACGACAAGATTATCAGAAGTATATCAATCATACATTTCCACATACTCCAATTTTGAGAATCGTCTATCCGATCATTCATCATGAAGATAACAGAAGGGAAGATTGGTCTCTTAAGGACCGTTTTGATCCGGATAAACAATTAAACAAGCTTATTCAGTTGCAGGTGAAATATGATTTAACAGGTTGGTACGAGAAAAAACAAACGCAAATGATGGTCGCAGCCGCGATTGAAAACACGATATTAAATAAAAAATAAAACGAAAGGACGTTTGAATGTCCTTTCGTTTTTGCAATGAAAATTAAGTAGATGGACGGTTTGGACCTTCTGTTTTCTTATCTCCATACCCGCGCTTAGCTTGCTTTGCTTGGTTACCTGTCATATTTTGTTGCCTTTCAGGTGATTGTTTTCTTTGTTTCGCCAATGCAAACACCTCCATTCATCTTTATCCTTATCGTTACCTAACTTAGGAGAAAACATGTATGGTATCGAATTCAAGGTTATAACCACTTTCTTTGACGAAAGGAAACTA
The Bacillus shivajii DNA segment above includes these coding regions:
- a CDS encoding DUF2515 family protein, translated to MEEKGIVRHIQNQTVRMNVDNISRTKAYQKFFKNHPEITWAYLASMVSRNAGWSMADLCSKPYVILLKNDLQRQLFITYERANWLIFSDAYPQLLIYEWSKRTGKRQFHLLEHFHVSKWIIAQWEQFWLTKNEEQLLHALIVNEQHLIQEPVIEAPFFKNKTFHQFVYKWQERLHFSYVLFPTFEGALYGRSIKGFKKVENRIELGKQLGWILMKSPERDKIKQFFLKEEFTGSRQDYQKYINHTFPHTPILRIVYPIIHHEDNRREDWSLKDRFDPDKQLNKLIQLQVKYDLTGWYEKKQTQMMVAAAIENTILNKK
- the recU gene encoding Holliday junction resolvase RecU, which codes for MTVRYPNGKKYTKDATFSPKKNVKKDERFSNRGMTLEEDLNETNEYYRSRNIALIHKKPTPLQIVNVHYPKRSAAVVTEAYFKKPSTTDYNGVYKGKYIDFEAKETKNKTSFPLKNFHDHQIDHMRQVIEQNGITFAILRFSVTDEIYLMFAQDIIPYFQEKDKKRKSIPKNDIESKGYKVPLGLHPRIDYLKIIDKIISNV